A single region of the Rhodoligotrophos defluvii genome encodes:
- a CDS encoding adenylate/guanylate cyclase domain-containing protein → MDQKMRNGNARPGWPIGRLLPLVLGALIIAAVVPVIVTGSIGARDISSRLLRERNDLLIEAVVTPIEALLEPVVRQMDRAAALVAGGQIDPADEASFGAFVRGLMAPTPQVAEIALLASDGSLYRWGRDGAVPENGGREPFKPQYLDEARAGGGPRWSRPFHNDLLGETVVTYRAPLRKDGEVVGVLVAAVTVETLSTSLAAIGREFEVTPFVLLDRVNVVAHPAIARNGTGQGAGTGTSRRSRIDSIGDPILAAIWADPFELTASGPLQRADGHWAWIGDEAHVFLYRNIPVVGDGAWLAGYHQSSVTTRRERWMTYTVAGIGAGLLLLALFAAARIGRGLARPIIGFADASAAIERFDFGGIRIERCEASRVQEIASTASAIRRMASALGVFERYVPKALVHQLVALGPGSGRPERRDMTIMFLDLEGYTRFAEGRTAQEVADYLNETFGRIGPVIEESGGAIDKYTGDGLMAFWGAPGRDPDHARKAVDCALRLVELLAPEIEAKRSAGAPACRIRIGLNSGEVVVGDLGYDGRTNYTVIGHAVNVAKRAEEAVRGIAPEVPVMVVVTDETASAAHLADDSYGLERLDRHLWLLRSADQSHSAAAMV, encoded by the coding sequence GCGCACGGGACATTTCCAGCCGGCTCCTGCGGGAGCGCAACGATCTGCTGATCGAGGCGGTGGTGACGCCGATCGAAGCGCTTCTCGAACCGGTGGTGCGCCAGATGGATCGTGCTGCGGCCCTGGTCGCTGGCGGACAGATCGATCCCGCCGACGAGGCATCCTTCGGCGCCTTCGTTCGCGGCCTCATGGCGCCGACGCCGCAGGTTGCCGAGATTGCCTTGCTTGCATCCGATGGGTCTTTGTACCGCTGGGGCCGCGATGGCGCGGTGCCGGAAAACGGTGGCCGCGAACCGTTCAAGCCGCAATATCTGGATGAGGCGCGGGCGGGTGGCGGGCCACGGTGGTCGCGCCCCTTCCACAACGATCTCTTGGGCGAGACCGTGGTCACCTATCGCGCGCCCCTGCGAAAGGATGGTGAAGTGGTCGGCGTGCTGGTTGCGGCAGTGACGGTCGAAACGCTCTCGACTTCGCTTGCCGCCATCGGCCGCGAGTTCGAGGTGACGCCATTCGTGCTGCTGGATCGTGTGAATGTGGTGGCCCACCCCGCCATCGCCCGCAATGGCACAGGGCAGGGGGCTGGCACCGGCACGTCGCGCCGGTCGAGGATCGACAGCATCGGTGACCCCATTCTCGCGGCCATCTGGGCCGACCCGTTCGAGCTCACCGCCAGCGGTCCGCTGCAACGGGCCGATGGACATTGGGCGTGGATAGGCGACGAGGCGCATGTCTTTCTCTATCGCAACATTCCCGTGGTCGGCGACGGCGCCTGGCTCGCCGGCTATCACCAGTCGTCGGTGACGACACGACGCGAGCGTTGGATGACCTACACGGTTGCCGGGATAGGGGCGGGGCTTCTCCTGCTCGCCTTGTTCGCGGCGGCACGGATCGGCCGTGGGTTGGCGCGCCCGATCATCGGATTTGCGGACGCTTCCGCCGCCATCGAGCGCTTCGATTTCGGCGGGATCAGAATTGAGCGCTGCGAGGCTAGCCGGGTGCAGGAGATCGCCAGCACCGCCTCCGCCATCCGCCGCATGGCTTCCGCCCTCGGGGTGTTCGAGCGCTATGTGCCCAAGGCGCTCGTCCACCAGCTGGTGGCGCTGGGGCCCGGCAGCGGCAGGCCGGAACGGCGCGACATGACCATCATGTTCCTCGACCTCGAGGGCTATACCCGATTTGCCGAAGGACGGACCGCGCAGGAAGTGGCGGATTACCTGAACGAAACCTTCGGGCGGATCGGCCCTGTCATCGAGGAAAGCGGCGGCGCCATCGATAAATACACCGGCGATGGCCTGATGGCCTTCTGGGGCGCCCCAGGCCGCGATCCCGACCACGCCCGCAAGGCCGTCGATTGCGCCTTGCGCCTGGTCGAGCTGCTGGCGCCGGAGATCGAGGCGAAGCGGTCGGCCGGCGCCCCGGCCTGCCGGATCCGCATCGGCCTCAATTCCGGCGAGGTGGTGGTCGGTGATCTCGGCTATGACGGGCGCACCAATTATACGGTGATCGGGCATGCGGTGAACGTGGCCAAGCGGGCGGAGGAGGCTGTTCGCGGCATCGCTCCCGAGGTGCCGGTCATGGTGGTGGTGACGGACGAGACCGCGAGCGCGGCTCACCTCGCCGACGATTCCTACGGGCTCGAGCGGCTCGACCGCCACCTGTGGCTGCTGCGGTCGGCCGATCAGAGCCACAGCGCAGCGGCGATGGTTTGA